A genomic segment from Deltaproteobacteria bacterium encodes:
- a CDS encoding mechanosensitive ion channel family protein, whose product MELGKTWQFIVDNGVYFGMKVLGAIAIWIIGRWLIGLAVKLATAALDRQKVDTTLSRYLGTVISGTLTIILVVAILGFFGVETTSFAAIVAAAGVAIGMAWSGLLANFAAGAFMMVLRPIKVGDDITAGGVTGTVKEIGLFATTINTPDNVLTMVGNNKIFGDTIQNYTANPYRRVDLKAQLTDAADHHLAIKMLKERVAAVPNVLKDPPPDVAIMELNGTGPCLLVRPYCNNAHYWQVHADTNQVIKQTMIDGKFPGPVGEMIVHNRS is encoded by the coding sequence ATGGAGCTCGGAAAGACGTGGCAGTTTATTGTCGACAACGGTGTTTATTTCGGCATGAAAGTTCTTGGTGCCATCGCCATCTGGATCATTGGCCGTTGGCTGATTGGTTTGGCTGTCAAGCTCGCGACGGCGGCGCTTGACCGGCAAAAGGTCGACACGACACTGTCGCGCTATCTCGGCACGGTGATCTCGGGCACCTTGACGATTATTCTGGTCGTCGCCATCCTCGGTTTCTTCGGTGTGGAAACCACCAGCTTTGCGGCGATTGTTGCTGCCGCGGGCGTCGCCATCGGTATGGCGTGGAGCGGTTTACTGGCCAACTTCGCGGCCGGCGCATTTATGATGGTCCTGCGGCCGATCAAAGTCGGCGACGACATTACCGCCGGTGGCGTGACCGGAACGGTGAAAGAGATTGGCCTGTTTGCGACTACGATCAACACGCCGGATAATGTGTTGACGATGGTTGGCAACAATAAAATTTTTGGCGACACGATTCAAAACTACACGGCGAACCCGTACCGGCGCGTCGATTTGAAAGCGCAGCTAACGGACGCTGCCGATCACCATTTGGCGATCAAGATGCTCAAAGAGCGGGTGGCTGCGGTGCCCAACGTGCTCAAGGATCCGCCGCCGGACGTGGCGATCATGGAATTGAACGGCACCGGGCCGTGTCTGCTGGTGCGCCCGTACTGCAACAACGCGCACTACTGGCAAGTGCATGCCGATACCAACCAGGTGATCAAGCAGACGATGATTGACGGCAAATTCCCAGGGCCGGTGGGCGAGATGATCGTGCACAACCGCAGCTAG
- a CDS encoding AMP-binding protein, with protein MNASMVQLPPEQVAIRGKCQHRSGTFVEFPIEDVETSIPVRFEKIVRLYPQQLAIKDADRSITYAELNAAANRIARSILHRGDTGAEPIIILIDKSIAQVAAIIGVLKAGRAFVLLDSSAPKARLHQIMQDCAPELVLHDGNNAALAKALERPGHRAIAVESIDYSLSGDNLGRSIAPDDLAFVVHTSGSTGRPKGVINNHNTLLHHVMVRTNSDGYSAKDRIAHLSSGTSNAITNPFFALLNGAALLMFDVKQAGIDRLRRWLHNESITFCPVAAPLFRGLCEGLTAADRFPQLRLLRLRSETVRGVDVELYQKHFGRDSFLATGLSSSESHMLTQFYIDANTTLAGKEVPVGYPVRDKEILLVDEAGDPVAPGETGEIVVRSKYLSPGYWRNPELSAAKFNRDPLDPNKIVYATGDLGLRLADGGLVHKGRKDFRVKIRGYGVELSEVERRLRSHDAVKDSVVVSRPNPASGAQLIAHVVAHKDRTPTVSALRQHLEESLPDYMLPADFVMLDDLPLTANGKINRQALREPSRQRPALANGYIAPRTPLEKQVVAIWADVLTRAEIGVDDNFSDLGGDSLLMSSVLTRLNREFATGIAPAIFFHGPTVAQVAKVMAVDSSGLQPGASTAAAQRVVVLSENPGATAVFCFPFRGGFRSEYVKFSQLSRYFDASYSFYGVRAHGADGNQPARRSLREIVNDAVDDIQSVQPRGPYYLLAECGGGIVAYATAQRLNALGEQVGLLGLYDTHAWSLGKYMLRCAQERLRFHKKFGACAWLRDYIQARAAYHLAALRSLRGRDRVGYFLAKASSAPGVLAFSRKVDHLAHLRALHTDNLGASGYRIEAMGAAEKHYYLAAHRCRFTPYAGPVVLLVNEKWHALEPTLGWRRFATGSVQSYQLPGDHDSAFAKNIPLAARILNDCLDKAVRRFEGRKAQAAAVRQSASEVISAAPDNRADDSPSNLWQAQQRYR; from the coding sequence ATGAACGCATCAATGGTCCAACTTCCTCCCGAGCAAGTAGCCATCCGCGGAAAGTGTCAGCATCGATCCGGTACTTTTGTCGAGTTCCCGATCGAAGATGTCGAGACTTCAATACCAGTCCGCTTTGAAAAAATCGTTCGTCTCTATCCGCAACAGCTAGCGATTAAGGACGCCGATCGCAGCATTACTTACGCCGAACTGAATGCCGCGGCCAATCGCATCGCGCGCAGCATCTTGCATCGCGGCGACACCGGCGCGGAACCGATTATCATCCTGATCGACAAAAGCATCGCGCAGGTCGCCGCCATAATCGGCGTTCTCAAAGCCGGTCGTGCCTTTGTGCTGCTCGATTCATCGGCGCCCAAAGCGCGTCTTCACCAGATCATGCAAGATTGCGCGCCGGAGCTAGTTCTACACGACGGCAATAATGCCGCGCTGGCCAAGGCACTGGAGCGACCGGGCCATCGGGCGATCGCCGTCGAATCAATCGACTACAGTCTATCCGGCGACAATCTCGGCCGCTCCATTGCTCCCGACGATCTTGCTTTTGTCGTGCACACCTCGGGCTCCACCGGGCGACCCAAAGGGGTCATCAACAATCACAACACTCTGCTCCATCACGTAATGGTGCGCACCAATAGCGACGGCTACAGCGCTAAAGATCGCATCGCCCATCTTTCCTCCGGCACATCAAACGCCATCACCAACCCATTCTTCGCGCTCTTGAACGGCGCCGCTTTGCTCATGTTCGACGTCAAACAGGCGGGCATCGACCGCTTGCGCCGCTGGCTCCACAACGAAAGCATCACCTTTTGCCCGGTGGCCGCGCCGTTGTTTCGTGGTCTGTGCGAAGGCCTGACCGCGGCCGATCGTTTTCCTCAGCTAAGATTGCTGCGGCTGCGCAGCGAGACCGTGCGCGGTGTTGATGTCGAGCTTTATCAGAAACACTTCGGCCGCGACTCCTTCTTGGCCACCGGCCTTTCTTCCAGCGAAAGCCATATGTTGACGCAGTTCTATATCGATGCAAACACAACCCTTGCGGGCAAAGAGGTGCCGGTCGGCTATCCGGTTCGCGATAAAGAGATACTGTTAGTAGACGAAGCGGGCGATCCGGTAGCGCCGGGTGAAACCGGCGAAATCGTCGTGCGCAGCAAGTACTTGTCTCCGGGTTACTGGCGTAACCCGGAACTGAGCGCCGCCAAGTTCAACCGCGATCCGCTAGATCCCAACAAGATCGTCTATGCCACCGGCGACCTCGGACTCCGGCTTGCCGATGGCGGCCTCGTCCACAAAGGGCGCAAAGATTTTCGCGTCAAGATTCGCGGCTACGGCGTGGAGCTCTCCGAAGTAGAACGCCGACTGCGCAGCCATGATGCGGTCAAAGACTCAGTCGTTGTGTCGCGCCCGAACCCTGCGAGCGGCGCACAGCTGATTGCCCATGTGGTGGCACACAAGGACAGAACCCCAACGGTGTCGGCCCTGCGCCAACACCTCGAGGAGTCGCTGCCCGATTACATGCTGCCGGCCGACTTTGTCATGTTGGACGACCTGCCGCTCACCGCCAACGGTAAGATCAACCGCCAGGCGCTGCGCGAGCCCAGCCGCCAGCGGCCCGCACTGGCAAATGGCTACATCGCGCCGCGCACACCGCTGGAGAAACAGGTGGTCGCCATCTGGGCCGACGTGCTCACCCGTGCGGAAATCGGCGTTGACGATAACTTTTCCGATCTGGGCGGCGATTCGCTGCTGATGTCGAGCGTGTTGACGCGGCTCAATCGCGAGTTCGCCACCGGCATTGCGCCTGCGATTTTTTTTCACGGACCGACCGTCGCCCAAGTCGCCAAGGTGATGGCGGTCGATTCTTCCGGGCTCCAGCCCGGGGCGAGCACGGCAGCGGCGCAGCGCGTCGTCGTCTTGAGTGAGAATCCGGGGGCAACCGCGGTCTTCTGTTTTCCTTTTCGCGGCGGCTTTCGCAGCGAGTACGTCAAGTTCAGCCAGCTCTCCCGATACTTCGACGCGAGCTACTCGTTTTATGGCGTCCGCGCGCACGGCGCCGACGGCAACCAACCAGCGCGCCGCTCGTTGCGTGAAATCGTCAACGATGCGGTCGACGACATTCAGTCGGTGCAGCCGCGCGGCCCCTACTATCTCCTCGCCGAGTGCGGCGGCGGCATCGTCGCCTATGCCACTGCGCAGCGCCTCAATGCTCTCGGTGAACAAGTAGGACTGTTGGGGCTATACGACACCCACGCCTGGTCGCTGGGCAAGTACATGCTGCGCTGCGCGCAGGAACGACTGCGCTTCCATAAAAAATTCGGCGCGTGCGCCTGGCTGCGCGACTACATTCAAGCGCGCGCCGCGTACCACCTGGCCGCGCTCCGTAGCCTGCGCGGCCGCGACCGCGTTGGTTATTTTCTCGCCAAGGCAAGTTCGGCGCCCGGGGTCCTGGCGTTCTCACGAAAGGTTGACCACCTCGCGCACCTGCGCGCGCTGCACACAGACAACCTCGGTGCATCGGGTTATCGCATCGAAGCCATGGGCGCGGCCGAGAAACACTACTACCTCGCCGCCCATCGCTGCCGCTTCACGCCCTACGCTGGGCCTGTGGTGCTCCTGGTCAATGAGAAGTGGCACGCCCTCGAACCCACGCTGGGCTGGCGGCGCTTCGCCACGGGCAGCGTGCAAAGCTACCAGCTACCGGGGGATCATGACAGCGCATTTGCGAAAAACATCCCGCTCGCCGCTAGAATTCTCAACGATTGCCTCGACAAAGCAGTGCGCCGGTTCGAAGGGCGCAAGGCTCAGGCGGCAGCAGTTAGACAATCAGCCAGCGAAGTTATCTCGGCGGCACCGGATAACCGCGCCGATGATTCGCCCAGCAATCTCTGGCAAGCGCAGCAGCGCTACCGCTAG
- a CDS encoding peptide chain release factor-like protein translates to MANFPISSDKEEQLAQRMLALGVREQDIDEQFIRSSGAGGQNVNKVASCVVLHHLPTGIRVKCQQERSQGLNRFLARRLLLEKIEAQQRGVAAAKEQEIEKIRRQKRKRSRRAKQRMLEAKHHQSEKKQRRASVRSDRHD, encoded by the coding sequence ATGGCCAATTTCCCCATCTCTTCCGACAAAGAAGAGCAGCTCGCCCAGCGTATGCTCGCCCTGGGTGTGCGCGAGCAGGACATCGACGAACAGTTCATCCGCTCGTCGGGCGCCGGCGGGCAGAACGTCAATAAAGTCGCGTCCTGCGTCGTGCTCCATCATCTGCCCACGGGTATTCGCGTCAAGTGCCAGCAGGAGCGTTCCCAAGGGCTCAATCGGTTTCTGGCACGCCGGCTCTTGCTCGAAAAGATCGAAGCCCAGCAGCGCGGCGTAGCAGCCGCCAAGGAACAAGAAATCGAAAAGATCCGCCGGCAGAAGCGCAAACGCTCGCGCCGCGCCAAACAGCGCATGCTGGAAGCGAAGCATCACCAGTCGGAGAAGAAACAGCGGCGCGCCTCGGTCCGGTCCGATCGTCACGATTGA